One Nonomuraea angiospora DNA segment encodes these proteins:
- a CDS encoding right-handed parallel beta-helix repeat-containing protein has protein sequence MRLLPVAVMAALLPGFTPAAPAYALAGTTYYVDSKSGNDDAAGTSATAPWKSLDKVNSADLKPGDAVSFKRGSSFTGPLKLEANGTAARPIVVQAYGTGPLAKISGMDDDCVVLSGDHWRVGGLRASRCRWAGFQLAGDSNELAGVQADGNIAGVYVTPSGSHNVIRDSVLTDNNRMSVNDEGGDNDSGAFGVLLNGDDNLVTGNTITGSFAKSADYGTDGAAVEIFDGDRNRVTHNISRNNETFTELGAKKGKTATGNVFAFNVVTSSRSRGSFLITRGPRHIVGPVKGTIAVHNSVYLPARDTIGWSCHDGCSPSILKLRNNVIVVGGEAGWEDGKGADEGGSVYRGRVDKFKLGPKSIVADPKFVSRTDLRLRPGSPALGRGLPLTSKWYGGSALSKDMAGKPLAGAPDAGAYQH, from the coding sequence ATGAGGTTGCTGCCCGTCGCCGTCATGGCGGCTCTCCTGCCCGGTTTCACTCCGGCGGCCCCCGCGTACGCGCTGGCGGGCACCACGTACTACGTGGACTCCAAGTCGGGCAACGACGACGCGGCGGGCACCAGCGCCACCGCGCCGTGGAAGTCCCTCGACAAGGTCAACTCCGCCGACCTCAAGCCGGGCGACGCGGTCAGCTTCAAGCGCGGCAGCTCCTTCACCGGGCCGCTCAAGCTGGAGGCCAACGGCACCGCGGCCAGGCCGATCGTCGTCCAGGCGTACGGCACGGGCCCGCTGGCCAAAATCAGCGGCATGGACGACGACTGCGTCGTGCTCAGCGGCGACCACTGGCGCGTCGGCGGCCTGCGGGCCTCCCGCTGCCGCTGGGCCGGCTTCCAGCTGGCCGGTGACAGCAACGAGCTGGCCGGCGTGCAGGCCGACGGCAACATCGCCGGCGTCTACGTCACCCCGTCCGGCTCCCACAACGTCATCCGCGACAGCGTCCTGACCGACAACAACCGGATGAGCGTCAACGACGAGGGCGGCGACAACGACTCCGGCGCCTTCGGCGTGCTGCTCAACGGCGACGACAACCTCGTGACCGGCAACACCATCACCGGCAGCTTCGCCAAGAGCGCCGACTACGGCACCGACGGGGCCGCCGTCGAGATCTTCGACGGCGACCGTAACCGCGTCACCCACAACATCTCCAGGAACAACGAGACGTTCACCGAGCTCGGCGCCAAGAAGGGCAAGACCGCCACCGGCAACGTGTTCGCCTTCAACGTCGTGACCTCCTCCCGCAGCCGCGGCTCGTTCCTCATCACCCGAGGCCCGCGCCACATCGTGGGGCCTGTCAAGGGCACGATCGCCGTCCACAACTCGGTCTACCTGCCGGCCAGGGACACCATCGGCTGGTCCTGCCACGACGGCTGCTCCCCGTCGATCCTGAAGCTGCGCAACAACGTGATCGTGGTGGGCGGCGAGGCCGGCTGGGAGGACGGCAAGGGGGCCGACGAGGGCGGCAGCGTCTACCGGGGGCGCGTGGACAAGTTCAAGCTGGGGCCGAAGTCGATCGTGGCCGACCCGAAGTTCGTCTCCCGTACCGACCTGCGGCTGCGGCCCGGCTCGCCGGCGCTCGGCCGCGGCCTGCCCCTCACGTCCAAGTGGTACGGCGGCAGCGCGCTCAGCAAGGACATGGCCGGCAAGCCCCTGGCCGGTGCCCCCGACGCGGGCGCCTACCAGCACTGA
- a CDS encoding TetR family transcriptional regulator — protein sequence MEESRRERKKRQTRQLLVGTALRLFAAQGYEQTTVAQIAAAADVATKTFFNYFPTKEDVLFAEVVEYMEQMAGVVAEREPSDRVADVLLKTYDRVIAHYLTKGPVAGDPELAKVYEHLVATVPAIQAKALHMMFGVQREVARHLLEAFPDVLDPISAAAVAGAFVGAVQGAGGAAREAGQSDEEIVASMARAAEIAIGGLRPF from the coding sequence ATGGAGGAGTCGCGGCGCGAGCGTAAGAAGCGGCAGACCAGGCAGTTGCTCGTCGGCACGGCGCTCAGGCTGTTCGCCGCGCAGGGATACGAGCAGACGACCGTCGCGCAGATCGCCGCCGCGGCCGACGTCGCCACCAAGACGTTCTTCAACTACTTCCCGACCAAGGAAGACGTGCTGTTCGCCGAGGTCGTGGAGTACATGGAGCAGATGGCCGGCGTGGTCGCCGAGCGCGAGCCGTCGGACCGCGTCGCCGACGTGCTGCTCAAGACCTACGACCGGGTCATCGCCCACTACCTGACCAAGGGCCCGGTGGCGGGCGACCCCGAGCTGGCGAAGGTCTACGAGCACCTGGTCGCCACCGTGCCCGCCATCCAGGCCAAGGCGCTGCACATGATGTTCGGGGTGCAGCGCGAGGTCGCCCGGCACCTGCTGGAGGCCTTCCCCGACGTGCTCGACCCGATCAGCGCCGCGGCGGTGGCGGGCGCGTTCGTGGGCGCGGTCCAGGGGGCGGGCGGCGCCGCCCGCGAGGCAGGCCAGTCCGATGAGGAGATCGTGGCCTCGATGGCCCGCGCCGCCGAGATCGCCATCGGCGGGCTGCGCCCGTTCTAG
- a CDS encoding SDR family oxidoreductase has protein sequence MKISGSVALVTGANRGLGAAFAQALLDRGARTVYAAARNPATITGTNLTPIELDVTDPAAVAAAAERCADVDLLVNNAGISRSGSSDPDSARAEMDTNYFGTLSMSRAFAPVLARNGGGALVNVLSVLSFITLPQVSGYAASKAAAWSLTNALRLELKEQGTHVLGVHAGYIDTDMAAHVTGPKIAPGEVVAQTLDALESGAYEVLADALSRQSKAGLSGELERLYPALAAGG, from the coding sequence ATGAAGATCTCCGGCAGCGTCGCACTCGTCACCGGCGCCAACCGCGGCCTGGGCGCCGCCTTCGCCCAGGCCCTCCTGGACCGGGGGGCCCGCACGGTCTACGCGGCCGCCAGGAACCCCGCCACGATCACCGGCACGAACCTCACCCCGATCGAGCTCGACGTCACCGACCCGGCCGCCGTCGCGGCCGCGGCCGAGCGCTGCGCCGACGTGGACCTGCTCGTCAACAACGCCGGCATCTCGCGCTCCGGAAGCTCGGACCCGGACTCGGCGCGCGCCGAGATGGACACCAACTACTTCGGCACCCTGTCCATGAGCCGCGCCTTCGCCCCCGTCCTGGCCCGCAACGGCGGCGGGGCGCTGGTGAACGTCCTGTCGGTGCTGTCGTTCATCACGCTGCCCCAGGTGAGCGGGTACGCCGCGTCGAAGGCGGCGGCGTGGTCCCTGACCAACGCCCTGCGGCTGGAGCTGAAGGAGCAGGGCACCCACGTCCTGGGGGTGCACGCGGGCTACATCGACACCGACATGGCCGCCCACGTCACCGGACCCAAGATCGCTCCGGGGGAGGTCGTCGCGCAGACCCTCGACGCCCTGGAGAGCGGGGCCTACGAGGTGCTGGCCGACGCCCTCAGCCGGCAGTCGAAGGCCGGGCTCTCGGGCGAGCTGGAGCGCCTCTACCCGGCGCTGGCCGCCGGCGGCTGA
- a CDS encoding thiolase family protein gives MRDAVIVQAVRTPIGKGKPGGGLSAIHPVDLLAHTLRALIERSGVDPSLVDDVIGGCVDQVGEQAMNTTRNAWLAAGLPESVPAVTVDRQCGSSQQAVHFAAQGVMSGAYDLVVACGVESMSRVPMWSNVPAGADPFGPALAARFPDGLVPQGISAELIAAKWSLGREQLDEFSAGSHRKAAASSFAGELAPVGGLDRDESVRPSTTPEILAGLRPAFTDPGYAERFPQIDWSVTAGNSSPINDGAAAVLVTTSETAARLGLRPLARLHSFAVVGSDPILMLTGVIPATEKVLRRAGLSLADIDLFEVNEAFASVVLAWLQETGADPAKVNVKGGAIALGHPLGASGARIATTLVHAMAERGARYALQTMCEAGGLANALILERP, from the coding sequence GTGCGTGATGCCGTCATCGTGCAAGCCGTACGTACTCCGATCGGCAAGGGCAAACCGGGCGGCGGCCTGTCCGCGATCCACCCGGTGGACCTGCTCGCGCACACGCTGCGCGCCCTGATCGAGCGCAGCGGGGTGGACCCGTCCCTGGTGGACGACGTGATCGGCGGCTGCGTCGACCAGGTGGGCGAGCAGGCCATGAACACCACCCGCAACGCCTGGCTGGCGGCCGGGCTCCCGGAGTCGGTGCCCGCGGTCACGGTGGACCGGCAGTGCGGTTCGTCACAGCAGGCGGTGCATTTCGCCGCACAGGGGGTGATGTCGGGCGCGTACGACCTGGTGGTGGCCTGCGGCGTGGAGTCGATGAGCCGGGTGCCGATGTGGTCGAACGTGCCCGCGGGCGCCGACCCGTTCGGCCCGGCGCTGGCCGCGCGCTTCCCCGACGGCCTGGTGCCGCAGGGCATCAGCGCGGAGCTCATCGCGGCCAAGTGGTCGCTCGGCCGCGAGCAGCTCGACGAGTTCTCCGCCGGCTCGCACCGCAAGGCCGCCGCCTCCTCCTTCGCCGGCGAGCTCGCGCCCGTCGGCGGGCTCGACCGGGACGAGTCGGTACGCCCGAGCACGACGCCGGAGATCCTGGCCGGGCTCAGGCCGGCCTTCACCGACCCCGGTTACGCCGAGCGGTTCCCGCAGATCGACTGGTCGGTGACCGCGGGCAACAGCAGCCCGATCAACGACGGGGCGGCGGCCGTACTGGTCACCACCTCGGAGACGGCGGCCCGCCTGGGCCTGCGGCCCCTGGCCCGCCTGCACAGCTTCGCCGTCGTCGGCTCGGACCCGATCCTCATGCTCACCGGCGTCATCCCGGCCACGGAGAAGGTCCTGCGCCGCGCGGGGCTGAGCCTGGCCGACATCGACCTGTTCGAGGTCAACGAGGCGTTCGCGAGCGTCGTGCTGGCCTGGCTCCAGGAGACCGGCGCCGACCCGGCCAAGGTCAACGTCAAGGGCGGCGCCATCGCCCTCGGCCACCCGCTGGGCGCCAGCGGCGCCCGCATCGCCACGACCCTGGTCCACGCGATGGCCGAGCGCGGCGCCCGCTACGCCCTGCAGACCATGTGCGAGGCGGGCGGCCTCGCCAACGCCCTCATCCTCGAACGTCCCTGA
- a CDS encoding TetR/AcrR family transcriptional regulator yields MTLDEISSTAVRLMEASGVEGLSMRKLAAELNVNPMSLYHHVESKDALLALICATAAERMHMPPDDGAPWQEQLMALALAYHRHAKEHPAIWGYLHTHPRLIADRRLPIWQTLYRILRLAGVPDPELRRTSDILHAFVSGFILAETQGHMSDDPEEIGRTFDAAIQLIIGGLASATS; encoded by the coding sequence TTGACCCTCGACGAGATCAGCTCCACGGCGGTTCGCCTGATGGAGGCGAGCGGGGTGGAGGGGCTGTCCATGCGCAAGCTGGCAGCCGAGCTGAACGTCAACCCGATGTCGCTCTACCACCACGTGGAGAGCAAGGACGCGCTGCTGGCACTGATCTGCGCCACGGCGGCCGAGCGCATGCACATGCCGCCGGACGACGGCGCCCCGTGGCAGGAGCAGCTCATGGCGCTGGCGCTGGCCTACCACCGGCACGCGAAGGAACACCCCGCCATCTGGGGATATCTCCACACCCATCCGAGACTCATCGCCGACCGGCGGCTGCCCATCTGGCAGACGCTCTACCGCATCCTGCGACTGGCGGGGGTGCCGGACCCGGAGCTGCGGCGGACGAGCGACATCCTGCACGCGTTCGTCTCGGGTTTCATCCTGGCCGAGACCCAGGGACACATGTCGGACGATCCTGAGGAGATCGGCCGCACGTTCGACGCGGCCATCCAGCTGATCATCGGCGGTTTGGCGAGCGCCACCTCCTGA
- a CDS encoding bifunctional cytochrome P450/NADPH--P450 reductase, with the protein MAEIPAPQGLPILGNTLQIPSHSPMEHFAQVASRYDEGIYRLEIVGRTVVLVYDPDLVAEVCDESRFVKRIKPPLTIVRDFAGDGLFTADPDEPVWGHAHRILMPAFSQRAMKAYYGQMLEVAEQLVESWAARQGEDLPVSDDMTRLTLDTISLTGFGYRFNSFDSPELHPFLQAMGGALTEAMLRNQQLPFVTKLKRGREEAYRRDIATMQSLVDDVIRQRRAEGATGSKDLLGLMLEASDPQSGARLSDENIRNQVLTFLIAGHETTSGLLSFALYNLLREPHTLARAYEEVDRLLPGDEPPTYETIMKLDVIARVLEETLRHWSPIPGFSVSALEDTTIGGYPIAKDQGVLVLLPVLHRSPKVWERPDEFDIDRWLPENKKDHHPGAYKPFGNGERACIGRQFALTEARLALAMILRRFAISDPNVYRMKIKQTLTLKPDGFTLRVRERRAHERAVVVAQEVEESAQQEIAVTGVPLTVAYGSNLGTSSDIAERLAERAGRAGFATTLTSLDDMTPPSEGLLVVVASSYNGKAPDNAQRFDALEALPDLSGVRLAVLGCGNTQWPTYQEFPKRAYEKLTAAGAVPLIERGEADADGDFDGDVTAWTAGLWAALAEEYSTPANLGTESAGPRYEMEVLSEAEVRPSVVSARAFPLTVVSNEELTSDPSGLWDFSTEAPRPGVRSIVARLPEGVTYSAGDHVAVFAKNDPELVEWALRCLRVPREQVVRLRAAGSTHLPVDTAVTAGLLLTEFAELQEVATRSDLEALAAHTACPWTKGQLAELTANYADEILAKRVSPLTLLERFPAIELPLPVFLEMAGPIKPRYYSVSSSPLADPSLVRLTVGLVEGPAWSGSGTYQGMCSAYLAGLKEGEVFYGYIRVPAPPFRLPDDPATPVILVGPGTGFAPLRGFIEERLLTGAPGRAAVFTGSRHPRHDELYAGDLARWGVPAHAAYSAVPGHPYRFVQDAIAAHADEVWELLSQGAYVYVCGDGLRMAPAVRQTLLDIYRSRTGEDGAGWLAELESSGRYQQDVFA; encoded by the coding sequence ATGGCGGAGATCCCCGCCCCGCAGGGCCTGCCCATCCTCGGCAACACGCTGCAGATTCCCTCTCACTCGCCGATGGAGCACTTCGCCCAGGTCGCGTCCCGGTACGACGAGGGCATCTACCGGCTGGAGATCGTCGGCCGCACGGTCGTGCTGGTGTACGACCCCGACCTGGTCGCCGAGGTGTGCGACGAGAGCCGGTTCGTCAAGCGGATCAAGCCGCCGCTGACGATCGTGCGCGACTTCGCCGGTGACGGGCTGTTCACGGCCGACCCGGACGAGCCGGTGTGGGGGCACGCGCACCGCATCCTGATGCCGGCCTTCAGCCAGCGGGCCATGAAGGCGTACTACGGGCAGATGCTCGAGGTCGCCGAGCAGCTCGTCGAGTCGTGGGCAGCCCGCCAGGGGGAGGACCTGCCCGTCTCCGACGACATGACCAGGCTGACCCTGGACACGATCTCGCTCACCGGGTTCGGCTACCGGTTCAACTCCTTCGACTCGCCCGAGCTGCACCCGTTCCTACAGGCCATGGGCGGCGCGCTCACCGAGGCCATGCTGCGCAACCAGCAGCTGCCGTTCGTCACCAAGCTCAAGCGCGGGCGCGAGGAGGCCTACCGGCGCGACATCGCCACCATGCAGTCGCTGGTCGACGACGTGATCAGGCAGCGCCGCGCCGAGGGCGCCACCGGCTCCAAGGACCTGCTCGGCCTCATGCTGGAGGCGTCCGACCCGCAGAGCGGCGCCCGCCTTTCCGACGAGAACATCCGCAACCAGGTCCTCACCTTCCTCATCGCCGGCCACGAGACCACCAGCGGCCTGCTCTCCTTCGCGCTCTACAACCTGCTGCGCGAGCCGCACACCCTGGCCCGCGCCTACGAGGAGGTGGACCGGCTGCTGCCGGGCGACGAGCCGCCCACGTACGAGACGATCATGAAGCTCGACGTCATCGCGCGTGTCCTGGAGGAGACGCTGCGGCACTGGTCGCCGATCCCGGGGTTCAGCGTCAGCGCGCTCGAGGACACCACGATCGGCGGCTACCCCATCGCCAAGGACCAGGGCGTCCTCGTGCTGCTGCCGGTGCTGCACCGCAGCCCCAAGGTGTGGGAGCGGCCGGACGAGTTCGACATCGACCGCTGGCTGCCGGAGAACAAGAAGGACCACCACCCCGGGGCGTACAAGCCGTTCGGCAACGGCGAGCGGGCCTGCATCGGCCGCCAGTTCGCGCTGACCGAGGCCAGGCTGGCGCTGGCGATGATCCTGCGGCGGTTCGCGATCTCCGACCCGAACGTCTACCGCATGAAGATCAAGCAGACCCTCACCCTCAAGCCCGACGGGTTCACGCTCAGGGTCCGCGAGCGGCGGGCGCACGAGCGGGCCGTCGTCGTGGCCCAGGAGGTCGAGGAGAGCGCGCAGCAGGAGATCGCCGTCACCGGCGTGCCGCTCACCGTCGCCTACGGCTCCAACCTCGGCACCAGCTCCGACATCGCCGAGCGCCTGGCCGAGCGGGCCGGCCGCGCGGGCTTCGCCACGACGCTGACCTCGCTCGACGACATGACGCCGCCGAGCGAGGGCCTGCTGGTCGTGGTCGCCTCCTCCTACAACGGCAAGGCCCCCGACAACGCCCAGCGCTTCGACGCCCTGGAGGCGCTGCCCGACCTGTCCGGGGTCCGGCTGGCCGTGCTGGGCTGCGGGAACACGCAGTGGCCCACGTACCAGGAGTTCCCGAAGCGCGCGTACGAGAAGCTGACGGCCGCCGGAGCGGTGCCGCTGATCGAGCGCGGCGAGGCCGACGCGGACGGCGACTTCGACGGCGACGTGACCGCCTGGACGGCCGGGCTGTGGGCGGCGCTGGCCGAGGAGTACTCGACTCCCGCGAATCTGGGCACCGAGAGCGCCGGGCCGCGTTACGAGATGGAGGTGCTCAGCGAGGCCGAGGTCAGGCCCTCGGTCGTCTCCGCGCGCGCGTTCCCGCTGACCGTCGTCTCCAACGAGGAGCTGACCTCCGACCCGAGCGGCCTCTGGGACTTCTCGACCGAGGCGCCGCGCCCCGGCGTGCGCTCCATCGTGGCCCGGCTGCCCGAAGGCGTCACCTACTCGGCGGGCGACCACGTGGCCGTCTTCGCCAAGAACGACCCCGAGCTGGTGGAGTGGGCGCTGCGCTGCCTGCGCGTCCCCCGCGAGCAGGTGGTACGGCTGCGCGCCGCCGGATCCACCCACCTGCCCGTGGACACGGCGGTCACGGCGGGCCTGCTGCTGACCGAGTTCGCCGAGCTGCAGGAGGTGGCCACCAGGTCCGACCTGGAGGCGCTGGCCGCGCACACCGCCTGCCCCTGGACCAAGGGCCAGCTCGCCGAGCTGACCGCGAACTACGCCGACGAGATCCTCGCCAAGCGCGTCTCCCCGCTCACCCTGCTCGAACGCTTCCCCGCGATCGAGCTGCCGCTGCCGGTGTTCCTGGAGATGGCCGGGCCGATCAAGCCGCGCTACTACTCCGTCTCCTCCTCGCCGCTGGCCGACCCCTCGCTCGTGCGCCTCACCGTCGGCCTCGTCGAGGGCCCCGCCTGGTCCGGCTCGGGCACCTACCAGGGCATGTGCTCGGCCTACCTCGCCGGGCTGAAGGAGGGCGAGGTGTTCTACGGCTACATCCGCGTGCCCGCGCCGCCGTTCCGGCTGCCGGACGACCCGGCCACGCCGGTGATCCTCGTCGGCCCCGGCACCGGCTTCGCGCCGCTGCGCGGCTTCATCGAGGAGCGCCTGCTGACCGGGGCTCCCGGCCGCGCCGCCGTCTTCACCGGCAGCCGCCACCCCCGGCACGACGAGCTGTACGCGGGCGACCTGGCCCGCTGGGGCGTGCCCGCGCACGCCGCGTACTCCGCCGTGCCCGGGCACCCGTACCGGTTCGTCCAGGACGCCATCGCGGCGCACGCCGACGAGGTGTGGGAGCTGCTCTCCCAGGGGGCGTACGTGTACGTCTGCGGCGACGGGCTGCGGATGGCGCCCGCGGTGCGGCAGACGCTGCTGGACATCTACCGGTCACGGACGGGGGAGGACGGGGCCGGGTGGCTGGCCGAGCTGGAGTCCTCCGGCCGCTACCAGCAGGACGTCTTCGCCTGA
- a CDS encoding amino acid-binding protein, translating into MLLRLRVSLPDRPGGLGQVAKSLGALGADILQVTVLEREAGRAVDDFTVSWPGPVTASEARERLSGIPGVRVEGVWATKEVPGSALDYDLLMHVVSQPARGFAALVDALPGLCGAEWSVALADGAVRHASLAAPATFELNLPEPPPRAATMDANELRLMLLPVVAQGLHLVVARADGPVFHRAELERASRIVDVVAKLAARARPGAATG; encoded by the coding sequence ATGCTGCTGCGACTGAGGGTGTCGCTGCCGGACCGGCCGGGCGGCCTTGGCCAGGTCGCCAAGTCTCTTGGAGCGCTGGGCGCGGACATCCTGCAGGTCACCGTGCTCGAACGCGAGGCCGGACGGGCCGTGGACGATTTCACTGTTTCCTGGCCGGGCCCGGTGACCGCCTCAGAGGCTCGCGAGCGATTGTCGGGCATACCGGGGGTACGGGTGGAGGGCGTCTGGGCGACCAAGGAGGTGCCGGGCTCGGCGCTGGACTACGACCTTCTCATGCACGTCGTGTCCCAGCCCGCCCGGGGATTCGCCGCGCTGGTGGACGCGTTGCCGGGATTGTGCGGGGCGGAGTGGTCGGTGGCGCTGGCCGACGGCGCCGTGCGGCACGCCTCGCTGGCCGCTCCCGCGACGTTCGAGCTGAACCTTCCGGAGCCCCCGCCGCGGGCCGCCACCATGGACGCCAACGAACTGCGCCTGATGTTGCTGCCGGTGGTGGCGCAGGGGCTGCACCTGGTGGTCGCCAGGGCGGACGGGCCGGTGTTCCACCGCGCCGAGCTGGAGCGCGCCTCCCGCATCGTGGACGTGGTCGCCAAGCTGGCCGCCCGCGCCCGGCCCGGGGCGGCTACCGGCTAG
- a CDS encoding ArsR/SmtB family transcription factor translates to MYARDNVSGAKQSQEQPTPAQVNAAVDAFRMLSDGTRLRLMWLLSSGEKDVNSLAEAIGVPRPSVSQHLAKLRLAGLVDTRRDGRRVLYRARDSHVRALIAEALFHAGHEVSGLPGHD, encoded by the coding sequence ATGTACGCACGCGACAACGTCTCAGGTGCCAAACAGTCGCAGGAGCAACCCACTCCCGCCCAGGTGAACGCGGCCGTGGACGCCTTCCGCATGCTCAGCGACGGCACCCGGCTGAGGCTGATGTGGTTGCTCTCATCCGGCGAGAAGGATGTGAACTCGCTTGCCGAGGCCATCGGCGTGCCCCGCCCGTCCGTGTCGCAGCACCTCGCCAAGCTCCGGCTGGCGGGACTGGTGGACACCCGCAGGGACGGGCGTCGCGTGCTCTACCGGGCACGCGACTCCCACGTACGGGCTCTCATCGCGGAGGCGCTGTTCCACGCCGGCCACGAGGTGTCCGGCCTGCCCGGCCACGACTAG
- a CDS encoding cation diffusion facilitator family transporter — protein sequence MTDHRDHEAHGHGHGHGHFGGSRGWFARVAHAVAAHSPLSAHSHDSADKTDAALETSSRGMRVLAVSFAVLMVTAAVQAVIVLASGSVALLGDTLHNVADALTAVPLAIAFSLGRRAATRRFTYGYGRAEDLAGIVIVLLIAASAALAGYEAVTRLLNPQDLRAVAWVAGAAVVGFAGNEWVARYRIKVGREIGSAALVADGLHARTDGFTSLAVLLGAGGAALGFPLADPIVGLLITFAICFVLRDAAREIYHRLMDAVDPALVDQAERILGGVAGVHRVGSVRLRWIGHALHAEVEILVDHDMSVVDAHAVAVEAEHRLIHELPRLRAATVHTDPHGPAGADHHASLSTHRSR from the coding sequence ATGACTGACCACAGGGACCATGAGGCACACGGGCACGGCCACGGGCATGGGCACTTCGGCGGGAGCCGGGGGTGGTTCGCCCGGGTGGCGCACGCGGTCGCGGCGCACAGTCCGCTCAGCGCCCACTCCCACGACAGCGCCGACAAGACCGACGCCGCCCTGGAGACCAGCAGCCGCGGCATGCGCGTGCTGGCCGTCTCGTTCGCCGTCCTCATGGTCACCGCCGCCGTTCAGGCGGTGATCGTCCTGGCCTCCGGGTCGGTCGCGCTGCTCGGCGACACCCTGCACAACGTGGCCGACGCGCTCACCGCCGTCCCGCTGGCGATCGCGTTCTCGCTCGGCCGCCGCGCCGCCACCCGGCGCTTCACCTACGGGTACGGCAGGGCCGAGGACCTCGCGGGCATCGTCATCGTCCTGCTGATCGCCGCCTCGGCGGCCCTGGCCGGGTACGAGGCCGTCACCCGCCTGCTGAACCCCCAGGATCTCCGGGCCGTCGCATGGGTGGCCGGGGCGGCCGTGGTGGGGTTCGCGGGGAACGAGTGGGTGGCCCGCTACCGGATCAAGGTGGGCCGGGAGATCGGCTCGGCCGCCCTGGTGGCCGACGGGCTGCACGCCAGGACCGACGGCTTCACCTCGCTGGCCGTCCTGCTGGGCGCGGGCGGCGCAGCGCTCGGCTTCCCCCTGGCGGACCCGATCGTGGGCCTGCTGATCACGTTCGCCATCTGCTTCGTGCTGCGGGACGCCGCCCGTGAGATCTACCACCGGCTCATGGACGCCGTGGACCCCGCCCTCGTGGACCAGGCCGAGCGCATCCTGGGCGGGGTGGCCGGGGTCCACCGCGTCGGCTCCGTACGCCTGCGCTGGATCGGCCACGCCCTGCACGCGGAGGTGGAGATCCTCGTAGATCACGACATGTCGGTGGTGGACGCCCACGCGGTGGCGGTGGAGGCCGAGCACCGGCTCATCCACGAGCTGCCGCGCCTGAGAGCCGCCACCGTCCACACCGACCCGCACGGCCCCGCGGGCGCCGACCACCACGCCAGCCTGTCAACCCACCGCTCGCGCTGA
- a CDS encoding MFS transporter encodes MRRPFITLLSANALSVTGNVLSMLAVPWFVLETTGSAALTGLAAFATTFPIVISAAFGGTLVDWLGFRAASVVSDLVSGVVVLAVPALFLTTGLSYPLLLLLLFVRWLAATPGETARKAMLPDLSALGRVRIEHATAAYDGASRGATMVGAPLAGVLILWAGPSTLLIVDGVTFLLSAALVAGGVPRIENADRESGGYLRDLRDGLAFLWRDRLQLSATSMIVVVNMLDTGVTQVLLALYARDVAGDPRAFGLLTGALGAGAVAGTIVYGAAGERLPMRLTYGVCFLIAGVPRVLVLALGAPFPVALATAALSGFAAGAINPILGILQFGRIPAPMRARALGTMTAAAYAAMPAGGLLAGSLTELTGLRTTLYAFAALYLITSIPPFVCRAWRELDQPSTAKP; translated from the coding sequence GTGAGGCGTCCATTCATCACCTTGTTGTCCGCCAACGCCCTGTCCGTCACCGGAAACGTGCTCTCCATGCTCGCCGTCCCCTGGTTCGTCCTGGAGACCACGGGAAGCGCCGCGCTCACGGGGCTGGCCGCCTTCGCCACCACCTTCCCCATCGTCATCTCCGCCGCGTTCGGCGGCACGCTGGTGGACTGGCTGGGGTTCCGCGCGGCGAGCGTGGTGTCCGACCTGGTCAGCGGGGTCGTCGTGCTCGCCGTTCCGGCGCTGTTCCTGACGACCGGGCTGTCCTATCCGCTCCTGCTGCTCCTGCTGTTCGTACGGTGGCTGGCCGCCACGCCGGGGGAGACCGCGCGCAAGGCCATGCTGCCCGACCTGTCGGCCCTCGGCCGCGTCCGCATCGAGCACGCGACGGCGGCCTACGACGGCGCCAGCCGCGGCGCGACCATGGTGGGCGCCCCGCTCGCCGGGGTCCTGATCCTCTGGGCGGGACCGAGCACGCTCCTCATCGTCGACGGCGTCACCTTCCTGCTGTCGGCGGCGCTCGTCGCCGGCGGAGTCCCGCGCATCGAGAACGCCGACCGCGAATCCGGCGGCTACCTGCGCGACCTGCGCGACGGCCTGGCCTTCCTCTGGCGCGACCGCCTGCAGCTGAGCGCCACCAGCATGATCGTGGTCGTCAACATGCTCGACACGGGCGTGACCCAGGTGCTGCTGGCCCTGTACGCCCGGGACGTGGCCGGCGACCCCCGCGCGTTCGGCCTGCTCACCGGCGCGCTCGGGGCGGGCGCCGTGGCGGGGACGATCGTGTACGGGGCCGCCGGCGAACGATTACCCATGAGGCTGACCTACGGAGTGTGCTTCCTCATCGCCGGCGTCCCGCGCGTGCTGGTCCTGGCGCTCGGCGCGCCGTTCCCCGTGGCGCTCGCCACGGCCGCGCTGTCCGGGTTCGCCGCCGGCGCGATCAACCCGATCCTCGGCATCCTGCAGTTCGGCCGCATCCCCGCCCCCATGAGAGCGCGGGCGCTCGGCACCATGACGGCCGCCGCGTACGCCGCCATGCCGGCCGGCGGGCTGCTGGCCGGCTCGCTCACCGAGCTGACCGGCCTGCGGACCACGCTCTACGCGTTCGCCGCCCTCTATCTGATCACGTCCATCCCGCCGTTCGTCTGCCGGGCCTGGCGGGAGCTGGATCAGCCGTCTACCGCGAAACCGTAG